One genomic window of Medicago truncatula cultivar Jemalong A17 chromosome 1, MtrunA17r5.0-ANR, whole genome shotgun sequence includes the following:
- the LOC11431198 gene encoding R3H domain-containing protein 4, producing the protein MVLQHRDLDLLLSSHLINHPRGDGAKSNSMSIEKKIEFLESFTGKVTNRRSRRWLNDRLLMELVPRLNAEEIRGLFAPPPFGDEVPPSTFSLTNVEEWDRFRNIDMDKEVNIIHAFENSLEKKEGRIDADKMAVLNGWRRVGSNTREALRRSSLFELIEGYEECLRAFITESTDGDLLELSIKDPFHRLLLHGVCEFYNLASDTVSDLNGTETSKTTKIKKKKRASPELPKITLSHFLRMSKEGSW; encoded by the exons ATGGTTCTTCAGCACAGAGATCTCGACCTTCTCCTTTCTTCTCATTTGATCAACCACCCCAGGG gtGATGGTGCAAAATCCAATTCGATgtcaattgaaaagaaaattgagTTCCTTGAAAGCTTTACGGGAAAG GTCACAAATCGAAGATCTCGTAGGTGGTTAAATGACCGCCTCTTGATGGAACTTGTGCCACGTTTAAATGCAGAGGAAATTAGAGGCTTGTTTGCTCCACCACCATTTG GTGATGAAGTTCCACCTTCAACATTTTCCTTGACTAATGTGGAGGAGTGGGACAGATTCAGAAATATAGACATGGACAAAGAG GTTAATATAATTCACGCCTTTGAAAATTCTTTAGAAAAGAAGGAAGGTCGCATTGATGCTGACAAGATGGCTGTGTTGAATGGTTGGCGTAGAGTTGGTAGTAATACAAGAGAGGCACTTCGCCGCAGCTCTCTTTTTGAACTCATAGAGGGTTATGAG GAATGTCTACGGGCCTTCATAACCGAAAGCACAGATGGAGACCTTCTTGAACTTAGTATTAAAGATCCTTTCCATAGATTGTTGCTGCATGGAGTTTGTGAG TTCTACAATCTGGCGTCAGACACGGTGTCTGATCTGAATGGCACAGAGACGTCAAAGACGACtaagataaagaagaagaaaagggctTCTCCGGAGCTCCCAAAGATCACTCTGTCCCATTTCCTGAGAATGTCGAAGGAAGGAAGTTGGTAG